In Syngnathus typhle isolate RoL2023-S1 ecotype Sweden linkage group LG14, RoL_Styp_1.0, whole genome shotgun sequence, one genomic interval encodes:
- the LOC133166521 gene encoding prostaglandin E2 receptor EP4 subtype-like, whose translation MMLSNASFLLHTMTRSPDLTHASISRNETLLVHAWKERVALPILMFAGGALGNIIAIVVLSKTKQESKSSAFYTLVCGLAVTDLLGTCLASPLTIANYLDRQVLRGGPLCDFHSFLLLFFSLTGLSIICAMAAERYLAICCPYLYRRCGVDRRFAQTSLMSMYAINVLFCSLPMMGVVRSRLQPSQTWCFIDLRTPEPVAAVYSLLYGAVSVLLIVGTAALNVAVCGSLLLMRRRSARRRTGSGRGSVRDRWKALSSAAEIQIMTMLVMTSLVVVACSAPLVVRVFANRVMLKDNSEADLAAIRIASVNPILDPWIYILLRRSLFRRILSLSRRCRTRSRGTLPMQRHRFFSEHTKGCHAFSEMMDTSLPDVPQCLIPTHA comes from the exons ATGATGCTCTCAAACGCAAGCTTCTTGCTGCATACGATGACGAGGAGTCCCGACTTGACGCACGCTTCCATCTCCAGAAATGAGACCTTGCTGGTTCACGCCTGGAAAGAACGAGTGGCTTTACCGATACTAATGTTCGCCGGGGGCGCTCTTGGGAATATAATCGCAATCGTCGTTCTCTCCAAGACCAAACAGGAGAGCAAAAGTTCCGCTTTCTATACCTTGGTTTGCGGTTTGGCTGTGACCGACCTGCTGGGTACATGTCTGGCCAGCCCGCTGACCATCGCCAACTACCTGGACCGGCAGGTGCTCCGGGGCGGGCCCTTGTGTGACTTCCACTCCTTTTTGCTGCTCTTTTTCAGTTTAACTGGTTTGAGCATCATTTGCGCCATGGCTGCGGAGCGCTACTTGGCCATTTGCTGCCCCTACTTGTACCGGCGTTGCGGAGTGGACCGCCGCTTTGCGCAAACCTCCCTGATGTCCATGTACGCAATCAACGTGCTCTTCTGCAGCCTTCCGATGATGGGCGTGGTGAGGAGTAGGTTGCAACCCTCCCAAACGTGGTGCTTCATCGACCTGAGGACCCCGGAGCCCGTGGCGGCGGTTTACTCGCTCCTGTACGGCGCGGTGAGCGTGCTGCTCATCGTGGGCACCGCCGCGCTCAACGTGGCCGTGTGCGGCTCGTTGCTGCTCATGCGTCGGAGGAGCGCGCGGAGGAGGACCGGGAGCGGCAGGGGGAGCGTGCGGGACAGGTGGAAGGCGCTCTCCTCCGCCGCGGAGATCCAGATCATGACCATGCTGGTGATGACGTCGCTCGTGGTGGTGGCGTGCTCAGCTCCACTGGTG gtccGTGTATTCGCCAACCGCGTCATGCTGAAAGATAATTCTGAAGCCGACCTGGCCGCTATCCGGATCGCATCCGTTAACCCCATCCTTGACCCTTGGATCTACATCCTCCTCAGGAGGTCTCTGTTTCGTCGAATACTCAGTCTATCCCGACGATGTCGGACTCGCAGCCGTGGCACCCTGCCCATGCAACGGCATCGATTCTTTTCTGAACACACCAAGGGCTGCCATGCGTTCAGTGAGATGATGGACACTTCGCTTCCTGATGTTCCTCAATGTCTCATTCCCACACATGCATGA